The Morganella morganii sequence ATTTATATCGGCCGTATCACTCTGCGCCAGTTTGTCATCACCCTCGCCACCGGCGCGGTGATTGTCACGGTAGCGGGCGGAATGAAAGCCCTCGGCGCACTGATTATCACCGCCTTTATTATTTACGGGCTGGGGCGTTATTTCCGCCATCACCTCGGCGGACAAACAGGGGACACACTCGGTGCCGCTGAAGAGTGCGGGGAAATTATCTTCCTGCTCGCGCTGTTCTGGGTGTAAGCAGATGAGTATCAGCCGCTTTATTCTTGTCCGCCACGGGGAAACCGCCGGGAACAAAGACGGTTTGTTCTACGGCAGCACTGATTTACCGCTGACGGAACACGGCCACCGCCAGGCAGCCAGCGTAGCCGCTTATCTGCAGGATATTCAGATAGATACTATACTGATCAGTGAATTGCAGCGGGCAAAACAGACAGCGGAATACATCCGCGCCCCGGAAACTCATCACTATCACTGCGACCCGCGCCTCAATGAAATGCACTTCGGCGAGTGGGAAATGCAGCATTACAGTGAGATTGCCGCCCGTTACCCGGCGGACTGGGAAACCTGGATGAATGACTGGCTGCATGCCGCACCGACCGGCGGCGAGCCGTTTCCGCAGTTTGCGGCGAGGGTTCAGGCGGTGGCGGATGAACTGCGCCGGGAAGCATCAGAAACCCCGGCAACCCGGCTGATTGTCGCCCACAAGGGCGTGCTCGGGCTTATCATCACCCGCTGGTTCGGCCTGCCCGCAGAGGCCATGTGGCAGTTCCCCTGTGAACAGGACAGTTACAGTGTGGCGGAATGCCGCGACGGATTTATGACGTTAGCTGTGTTTAACGGGCGATCATGTTTTACGCCTGTTGTTTGATTATAAAAATATAATGTGAGCATAAAAACAATGACAACACTGAAAGACCTGATCCGTGCGATCCCGCCTCTGGATCACGCGGCCATGCAGGCGGCAGAGCAGCATATCAACGGATTGGCCAAGCCGCCGCGCAGTCTCGGCCGCCTGGAAGATCTGGCGGTACATCTTGCCGGAATGCCGGGGATTGACCATCCGGATAATCTGCCGAAAGAAATTATTGTGATGTGTGCGGATCACGGCGTATTTGCAGAAGGTGTCGCCGTCACCCCGCAGGAAGTCACCGCTATCCAGGCCCGCAATATTCAGAAACAGCTGACCGGTGTCTGCGCGGTTGCCCGCAGCAACGGCACCAGCGTGCTGCCGGTGGATATCGGCATTGACTGCGATCCTATCGATGACATGATTTCCCTGAAACTGGCACGCGGCTGCGGCAATATCGCCAAAGGCCCGGCAATGTCTTACGCCGATGCGGGGCATCTGCTGGTTGCCAGTGCAGAGCTGGTAAAACAGCGGGTTGCCGCCGGGATCCGCGTTGTCGGCACCGGGGAACTGGGGATCGCCAATACCACCCCGGCGTCTGCGATGATCAGCGTCCTGTGCGGGCTTGATCCGCATGATACCGTCGGTATCGGTGCCAATCTGCCGCTGGATCGCGTCTCGCACAAAGAAGCGATCGTCAGACAGGCTATCGCGCTGAACAAGCCGGATCCTGCAGATGCCATTGATGTGCTCGCCAAAGTCGGCGGGTATGATCTGACCGGGATGACCGGTGTAATTCTGGGTGCCGCCGTCTGTGGTATTCCTGTCGTGCTCGACGGCTTTTTATCTTACGCCTGCGCTATCGCAGCCTGCCGTCTGGCCCCTGCTGTCCGGGACTATCTGATCCCGTCCCACTTTTCCGCCGAGAAAGGCGCGGGTATCGCGCTTGAGCAGCTCGGTCTGAAACCTTTTTTATATTTGGATCTCCGGCTGGGTGAAGGCAGCGGCGCGGCATTAGCCATGTCCGTCATTAATGCCGCATGCAGCATGTATTGTCATATGGGGCATCAGGCCGGGAGTGGTTTCACTCTGCCGCCATCCCCCACCCGGTAAAATGGATTATATTTTTAGGGAGTAAAACGCCATGCGAAAGAAGATCCCGAAAACGGATTTACTGATCACCTTCGAAGCTGTTGCGCAGTATGAGAGCTACACCCGGGCAGCGGAAGAGTTATCACTGACCCAGAGTGCGGTTTTCCGTCAGATCGCCGCGCTGGAAGAATTTCTGAATGTGTCGCTGTTTCATCACGTCCGCAAACGTATTTTCCTCAGTGATGCCGGAAAGCATTACCTCGGGCTGGTGCATGACACGCTGGATAAGCTGGAAAAAGACACCCAGGATATTATGTCCTGGCAGTCATCACAGCAGCTGTTTGAGCTGGCGGTAACACCGACCTTCAGCACACACTGGCTGATCCCGAACCTGCAGAGCTTCCGTGAGAAACATCCGGAAATCGCATTAAGTATTAGCGCATTAACCACACCGGCGGACTTTACCAGCCTGAAATACGATGCGGCAATCATGCGTGAGGATTTCTGTAATCCGTGGCCGGATTTTGAATATCTGTTTGAGGAAGAGCTGGTACCGGTCTGCAGCCGCATGCTGTGGCGGGATGACAGTATCAAACTCACCACCAGCCAGGTGCTGGAAGAGTTTACTCTGCTGCATCAGACCACCCGCCTCGATGCCTGGAGTGACTGGTTCCAGCTCTCGGGCATTCACAACCCGAAAACCCGGGTCGGTCCGCGCTTTGATCTGCTTTCGATGCTGATCTCCGCCATCCGCTCAAATCTCGGTGTGGCGCTGCTGCCGCGTTTTGCCATCCAGAAAGATCTGGAAAACGGCGATCTGGTGATCCCGTGCGACCTGCCGATGAGCACCGGCAACCGCTTTGTTCTCACCTATAAAGAGGACAAGAAAGGATCACTCAACCTGCGGAAATTCAGTGACTGGATCCACGAGAAATCGCGGGAAAAAGAACTGATTCTGTCTTAAATAAAAAAGGTGGCTCAGCCACCTTTTTTATTATCCGGAATACTTACTGTTTATCTGCCGCGATCCGGTTGCGGATATTCTCTGCGCGCTCTGCGGTCGGCGGGTGAGAATCAAATATGCTGTTCTGCCCTTTATCCATTTTCGCAAGCTTTTCAAACCCGGTGGCCAGACCTTCCGTTGAAATGCCGCGTTTTTTCAGCAGATCATAGGAATAATTGTCCGCTTCCGTTTCCTGACGCTGTGAGAACTGCGCATTAACCAGTTTGATACCCATATCAGCAAACTGAGAATTACTCAGTTCAGACGCCAGACCGCCCGCTGAACCCGCCGCGGTTTTTGCCGCCACCGCAGCATAGGCAACCTGCATTGCTTTACGGGTGTGACCCAGGCCGACGTGTCCTAATTCATGCCCCAGGACACCTTCGATTTCATTATCATTCATGATATCCATCAGGCCGCTGTAAACACGGACACAACCGTTCGCCATCGCCCAGGCATTCGGTTCATTGGTCATATAGACCTTGTAATTCACTTTTGTGCCGTTCACATCGGAACCTAATGATTTGGCGATTTTGTCCATGCGTGCCGCGTATTTTCCGGAGGCCGGTGCAATGTTATTTTTTGCGTCCATCTCTTTGCAGGCACCGTCCGTCAGTTTCACCATATCCGCATCGGTTAAGGTGGCCGCCTGAAATAACTGGCCGCCGGACTGTGCCAGGGTGTCATAATTCATATTCTGGCAACCGGCCAGAACAACAGCGGATACCGCAAGGGCTGAGATCGTCTTTAATTTCATTCTGTCTGCTTCCGTTTACTCAGTATTTTTACGGATGCAAAGGTATCAATTTATGTTCATCCGCTGCCAGCAGTCTATTCCGAAAAACAAAGCGCAGCGCTGCCGGACCGGCAAAAAAAAATCGCCCCGTATAAACGGAGCGATTGTGATAACAGACTGTATTTACGGGATGAATTACCAGTCGATACCTTTCTGTGCCTGAATACCACTGTCAAACGCGTGTTTAACCGGACGCAGCTCACTGACGGTGTCTGCCAGATCCGTGATATCGCGGTGACATCCCCGGCCGGTAATAATCACGCTCTGGTTTTCTGGGCGATTTTTCAGGTAACTGATAATCTCATCCAGGTCGATATAGCCGTAGCGCACCATGTACGTCAGTTCATCCAGCACCACGAGGTCATAGGACGGATCCTCTAACATCGCTTTGCCGAACTGCCATACTTCCTGTGCCGCTTTGGTATCGCCTTCTTTGTCCTGCGTGTTCCAGGTAAAACCGGTGGCCATGATATGGAATTCAACCCCCAGTTTTTCCAGCACATTGCGCTCGCCGCATTCCCACTGGCCTTTGATAAACTGCACCACGCCCACTTTCATACCGTGTCCGGCGGCGCGGGTCGCGGTACCAAAGGCCGCAGTAGATTTCCCTTTCCCGTTGCCGGTGAAGACCATCAGGACTCCGCCGGTCTTCTGAGCCGCGGCAACGCGCCCGTCGACATGCTCTTTCAGTTTCTGTTGCCGTTGTTGATAACGTTCGTCGCTCATGCAAACTCCTCAGGGAAAGTGTTGGCTCAGGCAGGCTGGCCTGCCACGCATTTCTCACATTTTTTCGTCTGAACCTGTTCGAAGAAGTTATTCCCTTTGTCATCCACCAGGATAAAGGCCGGGAGCCCTTCCACTTCCATTTTCCAGACTGCTTCCATACCCAGTTCAGGGTATTCCAGAATATCCAGGCTCTTCACATATTCCTGAGCCAGAATCGCCGCAGAACCGCCGATACTGCCCAGATAGAAGCCGCCGTGTGCTTTACAGGAATCGGTCACCGCCTGACTGCGGTTTCCTTTTGCCAGCATCAGCATACTGCCGCCCTGCGACTGGAACAAGTCCACATACGGATCCATCCGGTTACCGGTGGTCGGGCCGAGAGAGCCGGAGACCAGGTCTTCCGGTTTTTTCGCCGGACCCGCATAGTACACCATATGATCTTTGAAATACTGCGGTAATCCCTGTCCGCTGTCCAGGCGCTCTTTCAGTTTCATATGCGCGATATCACGGGCAATGATGAGCGGGCCGCTGAGAGAGACGCGGGTGGAGACCGGATACTTGCTCAGCTCTTTGAGGATTTCCGCCATCGGCCGGTTCAGATCGATACTGACCATGTCGCTTTCATTCTCTTTGCGCATGGATTCCGGAATGTAACTTGCCGGATTGTATTCCAGTTTCTCCAGCCAGATCCCGTCTTTGGTGATCTTGCCTTTGATGTTACGGTCAGACGAACAGGACAGTGCCAGACCAATCGGGCAGGAACCGCCGTGACGCGGCAGACGGATCACACGGATATCATGGGCGAAATATTTACCGCCAAACTGGGCACCGAAGCCGAACTCACGGGTGGCTTCCAGCAGTTCCTGCTCCAGCTCGCGATCGCGGAAGGCGCGTCCCAGCTCATTACCGGTATCCGGCAGATTGTCATAATATTTGGTGGACGCCAGTTTCACCGTTTTCAGGTTCATTTCCGGTGAGGTGCCGCCGATACAGAACGCAATATGGTACGGCGGGCAGGCAGTGGTACCGAGATACTTCATTTTGTCGATCAGGAATGCTTTCAGGCGATCATGTTCCAGAATGGCCTTGGTTTCCTGATACAGCGCGGTTTTGTTGGCAGAGCCACCGCCTTTATTGATAAACAGGAAGTGATATTCCGCGCCTTCGGTGGCCAGGATATCAATCTGTGCAGGTAAGTTGGTGCCGGTATTCACTTCCGTGTACATATCCAGCGCTGCGTTCTGTGAATAACGCAGGTTTTCACGCTGGAATGTGTTGTAAATACCACGGGATAAGCATTCCGCATCGTTGACGCCGGTCCATACCTGCTGGCCTTTTTTCGCCACGATAGTCGCGGTGCCGGTATCCTGACAGTTCGGCAGAACCCCTTTGGCAGAGATTTCCGCATTGCGCAGCAGTTGCAGCGCGACATATTTGTCGTTTTCGCTGGCTTCAGGGTCGCTTAAAATCTGTGCAACCTGTTTCTGATGTGCCGGACGGAGGAAATAGGAGGCATCATGCACGGCCTGCTGGGCAATCAGCGTCAGCGCTTCAGGTTCAACCTTAAGCATCTCACGGCCTTCAAATGTCGCCGTGGAAACGTGCTCCCTGCTCAGCAGATAATAGTCCGTTTTATCTTCCGATAACGGGAATGGCTCCTGATACTCAAAAGTTTTATTTGTCATTATATTCACTCGTATTAAATCAGAAAAATGAAGAACCTATTGACTCACAATTTAAAAAATAAAATTACCTGTCCCGATTATGGTGGCTTATTATGCACAAAAACAAATGATTAAAATGAAGAAGTTGGTGAATTTCATGAAGGAACAGACACGTATCACACCATTTTAATATCATTATTAAATCCGTTTAAAAACAAAGTAATAAACCATAAATTAACGATTTCAAAATGAGAAAATAACATATTATCGTTACATTTGATGATTGAATTAAATTTATAAAATAAAAAACCAAAGTTTATTTTAATAAAATGAGATCTTAATACGGAAATACAGAATAATGAAAATGTAAAAGTGTTAAGCGGGTCATGAGATACAAACTGCAGATATAAAAAAACACAGGTGAAAATCGGTACCTGTGTTTTTTTTCATACAGAGAATAGGTTCTTCAGCCTGCTTTTTTCAGCGGCTCCGGTTCTGCCATCTCAACTACCGCTACCGGCGGTTTTCCGTGACAGCCTTCCCCGTAATGCTCGCCTTCCCAGCGCCCGACAATCGCCGCGCCCATCGCATTACTCATCACGTTGGTCGCGGAGCGGCCCATATCCAGGAACGGATCGACTCCCATCAGCAGAATTAACCCGGCTTCCGGGATATTAAACTGTGTCAGTGTGGCGGCAATCACCACCAGCGAGGCACGCGGCACACCCGCCATACCTTTGGATGTCAGCATCAGGATCAGCAACATTGTAATCTGATCTCCCATGGAAATCTCAATATTACAGGCCTGGGCGATAAAGATAACCGCAAAAGAGCAGTACGCCATAGAGCCGACGAGGTTAAAGGAGTAGCCAATCGGCAGTACAAAGCTGGCGATTTTATTGGAGACACCGAACTGCTCGAGCTGCTTCAGTGTACCCGGAAACGCCGCTTCAGAGCTGGAGGTGGTAAATGCCAGCAGCGCCGGCTCAGCGATCCCTTTGGTCAGCCGCAGAATACAGCGCCCCACGATCAGAACTGCCAGACCGATTAACACCAGCCATAATGTTGCCAGTGTCAGGTAGAATTCACCCATAAAAATACCGGCTTCCAGCAGCACCACCAGCCCGCGCTCGGCGATCATACCGGAAATAGCGGCAAAAACCGTCAGCGGCGCAAACAGCATGACATAGCCGGTCAGTTTCAGCATCAGGCTGACCACCGACTCCAGCAGTGTCAGAATCGGCTTACCTTTTTCACCGATAGCGGAAAGAGCAATTCCCATAAAAATAGAGAAAACAACGATCTGCAAAATCTCATTACGGGCCATGGCATCAACGATACTGGTCGGGATCAGATGGGCGATAAAGTTTTTCACCGAAAACGCGGCGGTCGCCACATTGTCCACCACTGTATCCGCCGGTGCCACAAAGTTAATTCCCGCACCCGGTTTAAGCAGGTTAACAATCACCAGCCCGAGAGTGATGGAAATAAAAGAAGCGCAGACAAATAAAAACAACGTCTTGGAGAAAACCCGGCCGAGTGTCCGCGCATCCCCCATTTTTGCAATACCCACCACCAGCGTGGAGAGGATCAGCGGCGCGATAATCATTTTAATGAGTCGCAGGAAAATATCTGTCACCACTGAGATATCAGCAGAATATTGCTGATTAAACCCGGGTGTGGCCAGTTTGTTCAGCGCAAAGCCGACAATCACCCCGATAAATAACGCAGCCACAATCCAGGTCGTTAAACTTCTTGACTTCATACTATCTCCATAATGCTGATGTACTTAATCCCCCGGAGACTTTAAAAAATCTGATTAATTTCTTCTGAGCCTGACGGCAGCAGAAAAAATAATAAGCAGAAAGTGAGGGAGTTCAGAACAAAACTGACATCTGCCTTTAACAAAATGAACAATAAAATACACCGCTATTGACATAGTGATGTGTTATTTTACCGGGCGGACCGTACATTATTCCGCCATTACTTTGTTGCAGATAAAGGATTCCGTAACAGATGTTACGTAATAAAGTGTGTTTTAAACTGTTATTTACATCAGATTAACCCTGATGTTGTTTTTTTATACTACCGACCGGTTTTCAGATGAAAAATACGGCTCTCCTGAAATCATACTCCTTTTTTATTTGATGTCCCTCTCTTTATTGTTTAATTTTTTGTTGCTGATAAAACCAGCAACTCATTATTTTTCATTAAAATTTTTAATAAAAAAGGGCCGCGTGATAATGCGGCCCTTTCCGGAACTGAATGAAAAATCACTTATTTCGGCAGAACCCCGAAGGCGCGGAAATTGCCGGTCTGCGTGATAAAGGTGTTGTAATACTCATTTTCCGCCACCGTATTGGATGATGCGGACCCGGCAGACGCGGATACCAGATCCATGGTGGTCTGGTGAATCTCTTTATTCAGCTTGTCGTGAATATCCGGATTATCAGATTCGTTAATCTGCTTCAGCAGGCCGGTTAATTTCAGCGCCTGTTTCTGTGTTTCCGCATCTTTAAACTTCGGCTCCGGAATGGCGTAATCGAAAGTCATATTGACGCTGTCTTTCAGCTCATCACCCGGCGCCACCGGCTGTAATTTTTCTCCGTAATCGGATTCGATATAGGCGACCAGTTCTGCTTTATCAAAACATTTGGTTTTAATATTGCCGACAGACTGGCGGTTACTGGTGGTAATTTCTTCCGGGAACGCCGTACCGACAGGATAACTGCAATTAAACAGATTGTGGTCAATCAGGGTGGCATTGCTGCTGCGCACCGGCATCTGTAAATCATGGCCGTTAATGGTGACATCATACAGCGCCGGTTTAAAGCGATCGCTCTGCCCTTCCACCGCATAGACCTCAGACAACATATAATAGACGTGATTATCCGGGTTAATAATGCCGCCGCTGTTATTGTCATACACCATAAAATTCTGTTTCTCACCCTTCGCATTCTCAATGCTGTGCATACCCGGTGATAATTTCAGTTTCGCGGCGGTACCCGGTTCGGTGGTGTATTCTTTGTCATCCACTTTAAAGGTCAGTGTGGTGTCAGTCGGGTTGCTGTACCAGAATTCATTTTTAGTGCTGTCCGGATCCAGACTGTCACAGGCGGCCATTAATAATACGGCAGAACCTAATACACTTAGTTTTATTGCGGTTTTCATAATCGATCTCATCATATTGTTCTGAACACAGTCCCGATATTATCAATCCTTATTTACCCGGCATAGGATAAATTACCGCCAAATCCCGGCGGCTAAAAACACAATAATCAGGTAAAGCCGGAAAATAACAGGATGATGACTTATATCATCAGGCGTTATTGTATTTTTTCCGTAGTTTCTTTTCTGTTATCGCCAATCTGCATTATTACTGTCACCACCCGCGCAGCAGTAAAAAAGCAGATTATTTTAATTCGTTATTAATATTTAACTATTCGTCATCAGGCGATGTTATCGCGCATTATGTGCACCCTGACAATATTTCTGTATGACAATCCCCGGTTCAGTGATATGTTTTTTTTATTACTTCATTTCTGTGCCGGATAATCATCATGATGATTTTTTTTGCTGTGGCGCTCGCTCACTTTATCGCTCTGATAAGCCCCGGGCCTGATTTTCTGCTGATTATAAAAAGTACCCTGCGTAACAGCAGACGGGTGGCATTTGGTGTTGTCTCCGGTATTGCCACTGCCAATGCACTGTATATTGTACTCTGCCTGGCCGGTGCAGGCGCTATCCTCGCACAATCTGTCACGCTGATGATTCTGATTAAATTGTTCGGCGGAATATTCCTGCTCTTTATCGCATGGCAGGCATTACGGGCAAAAAAATCTGATTACCGTTTTCTGATGGCACAGGCAGCTGAAGACAGAAATACACATCCGCAGAGTACGTTTAAAAAAGAATTTCTGGTCGGCTTATCCTCCGGCCTGTTAAATCCCAAGAATTTATTATTCTATTTAAGTCTGTTTACTGTTGTGCTGGAAAGTCAGGATAATTCCGTACTATTTAAAACCGGTATTGCACTCTGGATGGTGATGGCCGTATTAATCTGGGACAGCCTGATTATGTATCTTCTGACCCGGCCCGCAGTACGTCAGCAATTTAATCGCTGTGCCTTCTGGATTGATAAAACCGCCGGTATTATTCTCGGTCTGGTCGGACTGAAAATTATTCATATGACATTTAAAAGCACGCCTTAACTTAATCAGGATATTACCGTGACTGCTGTTTTACGACATTGTTTTACCGCTCTGCTGATTATTTTTATTTCTTTGCAGACAGCTGCTGCCGGGAAAAATATCCCGGCTGAAATAAACGGCCTTAACGGCACACTGACACTGCCGGAAAACAGCACGCCGAAAGGTGTCATCCTGTTTATTGCCGGTTCCGGCCCGGTGGATCGTGACGGTAACAGCCCGGGCAGTCAGACCGATAATCTGCGGATGCTGGGCGATGCCCTGAGTGATGCCGGTTATATCACACTGCGGACCGACAAAGCCGGAACAGGTGCCGGTGCAGCAACCGTTAACCCGGCAGATATCACCTTTGCCGGTTATCTGCGGGATTATCAGGCGTGGTTCGATTTTCTGCAAAAGCGCTATCCGGACACCCCGGTGTATCTGCTCGGCCACAGTGAAGGGGCGTTGTTTGCCACCCTGATGGCGCAACAGCATAAACCGGCGGGGATTATCCTGGTTTCACCTGCGGGATATACCATCGATATTATCCTGAAAAAACAAATGAGTACCCAGCCATTCCCGCCGGAGGCGCTGGCCTATATCAACGATGTGATTGACCGGCTGAAAGCAGAGAAAACCACGGAGAATGTCCCGCCGTCTCTCAATATTCTGTTCGCCCCGGAATTACAGCGCTATTTTATGGAGTGGATGCAGTATGACCCGGCAGAAGAGCTGGCAAAAGTGAGCGTTCCGGGACTGATTATTCAGGGTGGTCATGACTGTCAAATCCCTCCGGAAAACGGCGAACGGCTTATCCGTACCGCACCGGATAATCAGTATGCGGAGATAGCAACCATGAATCACGTTCTGAAAGCGACCCCTGCTGATTGTGCGGCGGCTATCGCCAGTTACAATAACCCGGCGCTGCCGCTGCACCAGGAACTGGTTCCTGCTATTACCCGTTTTTTATCTGCCCGCTGACGTCATGTCAGCGGATGTATTCCGTCAGGGTGTTTTTTTCAGTGTCTGCAGAAAGTTATTATAAATTTCAGTGAAATCATCTTTAAAGCCGGGGAATTCCGCGAGACTTTTGATATTCAGGGTAATATGCATCATAAAACCGTGGATCAGGCTGCATAACAGATAAGAGTCATACTCTTTGATTGTCTGCTCTGCTTTCAGCTGACTGATAATATTATCCACCCGGCTGCTGATATAGCGCCGGTTAATACCCTCAAATTC is a genomic window containing:
- a CDS encoding LysE family translocator yields the protein MMIFFAVALAHFIALISPGPDFLLIIKSTLRNSRRVAFGVVSGIATANALYIVLCLAGAGAILAQSVTLMILIKLFGGIFLLFIAWQALRAKKSDYRFLMAQAAEDRNTHPQSTFKKEFLVGLSSGLLNPKNLLFYLSLFTVVLESQDNSVLFKTGIALWMVMAVLIWDSLIMYLLTRPAVRQQFNRCAFWIDKTAGIILGLVGLKIIHMTFKSTP
- the cobT gene encoding nicotinate-nucleotide--dimethylbenzimidazole phosphoribosyltransferase; the protein is MTTLKDLIRAIPPLDHAAMQAAEQHINGLAKPPRSLGRLEDLAVHLAGMPGIDHPDNLPKEIIVMCADHGVFAEGVAVTPQEVTAIQARNIQKQLTGVCAVARSNGTSVLPVDIGIDCDPIDDMISLKLARGCGNIAKGPAMSYADAGHLLVASAELVKQRVAAGIRVVGTGELGIANTTPASAMISVLCGLDPHDTVGIGANLPLDRVSHKEAIVRQAIALNKPDPADAIDVLAKVGGYDLTGMTGVILGAAVCGIPVVLDGFLSYACAIAACRLAPAVRDYLIPSHFSAEKGAGIALEQLGLKPFLYLDLRLGEGSGAALAMSVINAACSMYCHMGHQAGSGFTLPPSPTR
- the cobC gene encoding alpha-ribazole phosphatase — protein: MSISRFILVRHGETAGNKDGLFYGSTDLPLTEHGHRQAASVAAYLQDIQIDTILISELQRAKQTAEYIRAPETHHYHCDPRLNEMHFGEWEMQHYSEIAARYPADWETWMNDWLHAAPTGGEPFPQFAARVQAVADELRREASETPATRLIVAHKGVLGLIITRWFGLPAEAMWQFPCEQDSYSVAECRDGFMTLAVFNGRSCFTPVV
- a CDS encoding fumarate hydratase; translated protein: MTNKTFEYQEPFPLSEDKTDYYLLSREHVSTATFEGREMLKVEPEALTLIAQQAVHDASYFLRPAHQKQVAQILSDPEASENDKYVALQLLRNAEISAKGVLPNCQDTGTATIVAKKGQQVWTGVNDAECLSRGIYNTFQRENLRYSQNAALDMYTEVNTGTNLPAQIDILATEGAEYHFLFINKGGGSANKTALYQETKAILEHDRLKAFLIDKMKYLGTTACPPYHIAFCIGGTSPEMNLKTVKLASTKYYDNLPDTGNELGRAFRDRELEQELLEATREFGFGAQFGGKYFAHDIRVIRLPRHGGSCPIGLALSCSSDRNIKGKITKDGIWLEKLEYNPASYIPESMRKENESDMVSIDLNRPMAEILKELSKYPVSTRVSLSGPLIIARDIAHMKLKERLDSGQGLPQYFKDHMVYYAGPAKKPEDLVSGSLGPTTGNRMDPYVDLFQSQGGSMLMLAKGNRSQAVTDSCKAHGGFYLGSIGGSAAILAQEYVKSLDILEYPELGMEAVWKMEVEGLPAFILVDDKGNNFFEQVQTKKCEKCVAGQPA
- a CDS encoding LysR substrate-binding domain-containing protein: MRKKIPKTDLLITFEAVAQYESYTRAAEELSLTQSAVFRQIAALEEFLNVSLFHHVRKRIFLSDAGKHYLGLVHDTLDKLEKDTQDIMSWQSSQQLFELAVTPTFSTHWLIPNLQSFREKHPEIALSISALTTPADFTSLKYDAAIMREDFCNPWPDFEYLFEEELVPVCSRMLWRDDSIKLTTSQVLEEFTLLHQTTRLDAWSDWFQLSGIHNPKTRVGPRFDLLSMLISAIRSNLGVALLPRFAIQKDLENGDLVIPCDLPMSTGNRFVLTYKEDKKGSLNLRKFSDWIHEKSREKELILS
- a CDS encoding dicarboxylate/amino acid:cation symporter, translated to MKSRSLTTWIVAALFIGVIVGFALNKLATPGFNQQYSADISVVTDIFLRLIKMIIAPLILSTLVVGIAKMGDARTLGRVFSKTLFLFVCASFISITLGLVIVNLLKPGAGINFVAPADTVVDNVATAAFSVKNFIAHLIPTSIVDAMARNEILQIVVFSIFMGIALSAIGEKGKPILTLLESVVSLMLKLTGYVMLFAPLTVFAAISGMIAERGLVVLLEAGIFMGEFYLTLATLWLVLIGLAVLIVGRCILRLTKGIAEPALLAFTTSSSEAAFPGTLKQLEQFGVSNKIASFVLPIGYSFNLVGSMAYCSFAVIFIAQACNIEISMGDQITMLLILMLTSKGMAGVPRASLVVIAATLTQFNIPEAGLILLMGVDPFLDMGRSATNVMSNAMGAAIVGRWEGEHYGEGCHGKPPVAVVEMAEPEPLKKAG
- a CDS encoding M48 family metalloprotease; its protein translation is MKLKTISALAVSAVVLAGCQNMNYDTLAQSGGQLFQAATLTDADMVKLTDGACKEMDAKNNIAPASGKYAARMDKIAKSLGSDVNGTKVNYKVYMTNEPNAWAMANGCVRVYSGLMDIMNDNEIEGVLGHELGHVGLGHTRKAMQVAYAAVAAKTAAGSAGGLASELSNSQFADMGIKLVNAQFSQRQETEADNYSYDLLKKRGISTEGLATGFEKLAKMDKGQNSIFDSHPPTAERAENIRNRIAADKQ
- a CDS encoding alpha/beta hydrolase, which codes for MTAVLRHCFTALLIIFISLQTAAAGKNIPAEINGLNGTLTLPENSTPKGVILFIAGSGPVDRDGNSPGSQTDNLRMLGDALSDAGYITLRTDKAGTGAGAATVNPADITFAGYLRDYQAWFDFLQKRYPDTPVYLLGHSEGALFATLMAQQHKPAGIILVSPAGYTIDIILKKQMSTQPFPPEALAYINDVIDRLKAEKTTENVPPSLNILFAPELQRYFMEWMQYDPAEELAKVSVPGLIIQGGHDCQIPPENGERLIRTAPDNQYAEIATMNHVLKATPADCAAAIASYNNPALPLHQELVPAITRFLSAR
- the cobO gene encoding cob(I)yrinic acid a,c-diamide adenosyltransferase yields the protein MSDERYQQRQQKLKEHVDGRVAAAQKTGGVLMVFTGNGKGKSTAAFGTATRAAGHGMKVGVVQFIKGQWECGERNVLEKLGVEFHIMATGFTWNTQDKEGDTKAAQEVWQFGKAMLEDPSYDLVVLDELTYMVRYGYIDLDEIISYLKNRPENQSVIITGRGCHRDITDLADTVSELRPVKHAFDSGIQAQKGIDW